From the genome of Deltaproteobacteria bacterium, one region includes:
- a CDS encoding amidophosphoribosyltransferase — protein sequence THHGKVTNTFTDQNLDYLKGTWGIGHVSLKERQPVRYQSSLGDVALAFSGNIINSNELMQEMMKKGRTFQEGYDIEIISKFIFEVGDPVEGISTLAHKIKGAYTLVVLTKDGIYAARDIYGFRPLILGQGPGRYIVSSESRAIQNLELEVVRDVRPGEIILINDQGLTSCKQLDSPRRAHCAFEWAYTSSIDSVMEGRYVLEARNNLGARLAERDMNEGGIEADVVAPVPMSGIGHALGYHMQSKINYQEVFLYNRYADRSYTLSTQVAREKMAKRKLSVLNASIKNQRIILCDDSIVRGTQIQYKVRDLKMAGAREVHVRVACPPLMYPCDFGISTRSYDELIARKYLRRGNITSMRQLDELENWVAKEIEADSVKYNSLEALVEAIGIPKEDLCLKCWNGLSPYEE from the coding sequence TCACCCATCATGGCAAGGTAACCAACACCTTTACCGATCAAAATCTGGACTACCTGAAAGGGACATGGGGTATCGGACACGTGAGCCTTAAAGAGCGCCAGCCGGTCAGGTATCAGTCAAGCCTGGGGGATGTCGCTCTGGCGTTTAGCGGCAATATCATCAATTCTAACGAGCTGATGCAGGAGATGATGAAAAAAGGCAGAACCTTCCAGGAAGGTTATGACATCGAAATCATTTCCAAGTTTATTTTTGAAGTGGGGGATCCTGTGGAAGGCATTTCCACCCTTGCTCATAAAATAAAAGGGGCTTACACCCTGGTGGTCCTGACAAAGGATGGAATCTATGCGGCGCGGGATATTTACGGATTCAGGCCTCTTATTTTAGGTCAAGGTCCGGGAAGGTATATTGTCAGTTCCGAGTCTCGAGCCATCCAAAACCTTGAGCTTGAAGTAGTGCGGGATGTGCGGCCTGGTGAGATCATCCTGATAAACGATCAGGGATTAACGAGCTGTAAACAGCTTGACTCCCCGCGTCGAGCTCACTGCGCATTTGAATGGGCCTATACTTCAAGTATTGATTCCGTTATGGAAGGCAGGTATGTCCTGGAAGCCCGAAACAACTTGGGCGCCAGATTAGCAGAGCGAGATATGAACGAAGGAGGGATCGAGGCGGATGTGGTCGCGCCGGTACCGATGTCTGGTATCGGTCATGCCCTGGGATATCATATGCAGTCAAAAATTAATTACCAGGAGGTTTTTCTTTATAACCGGTATGCTGATCGAAGTTACACCCTCTCGACCCAGGTGGCCCGTGAAAAGATGGCCAAGCGTAAACTCTCCGTCCTTAACGCCTCCATCAAGAACCAGCGCATTATATTATGTGATGATTCCATTGTCCGAGGCACACAGATCCAGTATAAGGTGCGGGACCTTAAAATGGCGGGGGCTCGTGAGGTGCATGTCCGTGTTGCCTGCCCTCCTCTGATGTATCCCTGTGATTTCGGTATTTCCACCCGTAGTTATGACGAACTCATCGCCCGGAAATACCTGCGGCGAGGAAATATCACCTCCATGAGACAACTGGATGAACTGGAAAATTGGGTGGCGAAAGAGATCGAGGCGGATTCAGTTAAATATAACAGCCTCGAAGCCCTTGTGGAGGCTATTGGTATCCCTAAAGAAGACCTCTGCCTCAAGTGTTGGAATGGTCTGAGTCCTTATGAAGAGTAA